The Aequorivita sublithincola DSM 14238 genome window below encodes:
- the ileS gene encoding isoleucine--tRNA ligase: MSTKFKEHKGLDLPKLAEEVLNFWKEENIFEKSISIREGAEPFVFFEGPPSANGLPGIHHVMARAIKDIFCRYKTQKGFKVDRKAGWDTHGLPIELGVEKELGITKEDIGKKISVEDYNAACKKAVMRYTDVWNKVTESYGYWVDMTDPYITYDPKYMETVWWLLKEIYNKNLIYKGYTIQPYSPKAGTGLSSHELNQPGTYQDITDTTVVAQFRAMAETLPDFLAEESNNIWFLAWTTTPWTLPSNTALTVGAKIDYVLVKTFNQYTFQPINVVLAKKLVESQFAKNYEEKPNEEILEGYIQGDKIIPYFISKEFKGADLLGIRYEQLLDYAKPHDNPENAFRIIAGDFVTTEDGTGIVHTAPTFGADDAKVAKEAIPEIPPMLVKDEYGNLVPLVDLQGKFRPEMKELAGKYVKNEYYDDADVPEKSVDVELAIKLKTENKAFKVEKYVHSYPNCWRTDKPILYYPLDSWFIKVTDFRDRMFELNKEINWKPKATGEGRFGNWLANANDWNLSRSRYWGIPLPIWRTEDGKEELIIGSIEELKAEMQKAVEAGLMQKDIFEDFKADDFSEENYAKVDLHKNIVDKITLVSPSGKPMKREADLIDVWFDSGSMPYAQWHYPFENKEKVDNTWRKADFIAEGVDQTRGWFYTLHAIATMIFDDVAYKNVVSNGLVLDKNGQKMSKRLGNAVDPFETLDVFGPDATRWYMISNANPWDNLKFDQDGISEVRNKFFGTLYNTYSFFSLYANLDNFEYLEEDLPLEKRPEIDRWILSELHTLIQKVDDYYADYEPTKATRAISEFVQENLSNWFVRLSRRRYWKGSYNDDKISAYQTLYTCLETVAKLSAPVAPFFMDRLYKDLTNNVNQDKKQSVHLTDFPKSNPSFIDKKLEHKMQKAQTIASLVLSLRQREKIKVRQPLQKIMIPVLEDSEKEEILAVSNLIKSEVNVKEIELIDEGSGMLVKQIKPDFKALGPRFGKDMKSVAAAISTFDQQQIATLEKDGVISVFINEKNTTLALGDVIISSQDIEGWLVANANGVTVALDVTITPDLRNEGIARELVNRIQNLRKDSGFEVTDRIEVSLQNNEEIEVAVNQNLQYIKEETLTEVLQFQPQLKDGSEIAFDDIETRISIKKH, encoded by the coding sequence ATGAGCACAAAATTTAAAGAACACAAAGGACTAGACCTCCCTAAATTGGCGGAAGAAGTACTCAATTTCTGGAAAGAAGAAAACATCTTTGAGAAAAGTATTTCCATTCGCGAAGGGGCGGAGCCGTTTGTATTTTTTGAAGGACCACCGTCTGCCAATGGTCTTCCGGGTATACACCACGTTATGGCGCGTGCTATTAAGGATATTTTTTGCCGCTACAAAACCCAAAAAGGATTTAAAGTAGATAGAAAAGCAGGATGGGATACCCACGGTTTGCCTATTGAATTGGGTGTTGAAAAAGAACTCGGCATAACCAAAGAAGACATCGGCAAAAAGATTTCTGTGGAAGACTATAATGCAGCCTGCAAAAAAGCCGTGATGCGCTACACAGATGTTTGGAACAAAGTAACCGAAAGCTACGGCTATTGGGTAGATATGACCGATCCGTACATTACCTATGATCCAAAATATATGGAAACCGTTTGGTGGTTGCTAAAAGAAATATATAACAAGAATTTAATTTATAAAGGCTACACAATCCAGCCATATTCTCCAAAAGCGGGAACGGGATTGAGCTCGCACGAACTAAACCAGCCTGGAACCTATCAAGATATTACAGATACAACCGTTGTTGCGCAGTTTAGAGCAATGGCAGAAACCTTACCAGATTTTCTTGCGGAAGAATCAAACAACATTTGGTTCCTTGCGTGGACAACTACGCCGTGGACACTTCCAAGCAACACTGCACTAACCGTGGGTGCGAAGATTGATTATGTTTTGGTTAAAACGTTCAATCAATACACTTTTCAACCTATAAACGTTGTTTTGGCGAAGAAGTTAGTTGAAAGTCAATTTGCTAAAAATTACGAAGAAAAACCCAACGAAGAAATTCTTGAAGGGTATATACAGGGCGATAAAATAATTCCATACTTTATTTCAAAGGAATTTAAAGGCGCGGATTTATTAGGAATCCGCTACGAACAGTTGCTTGATTACGCCAAACCACACGATAATCCTGAAAACGCTTTCAGAATAATCGCTGGCGATTTTGTTACCACAGAAGACGGAACCGGAATCGTACACACCGCTCCAACTTTTGGAGCAGACGATGCTAAAGTTGCAAAAGAAGCCATTCCGGAAATTCCGCCGATGTTGGTTAAAGACGAATATGGCAATCTAGTTCCGCTGGTAGATTTACAAGGAAAGTTCCGACCAGAAATGAAGGAACTTGCTGGTAAATATGTAAAAAACGAATATTATGACGATGCAGATGTTCCCGAAAAATCCGTTGACGTTGAACTTGCCATAAAATTAAAGACAGAAAATAAAGCTTTTAAAGTTGAAAAATACGTTCACAGCTACCCAAATTGCTGGAGAACTGATAAACCAATTTTATACTATCCGCTGGATTCTTGGTTTATAAAAGTGACCGATTTCCGCGATAGAATGTTCGAGCTGAACAAAGAAATAAACTGGAAACCGAAAGCAACTGGCGAGGGCCGTTTTGGAAACTGGCTTGCAAACGCAAACGATTGGAATCTTTCCCGTTCGCGTTATTGGGGAATTCCGTTGCCAATTTGGAGAACAGAAGATGGAAAGGAAGAACTAATAATTGGTTCTATTGAGGAACTAAAAGCGGAAATGCAGAAAGCTGTTGAAGCAGGCTTAATGCAGAAGGATATTTTTGAGGATTTCAAAGCTGACGATTTTTCCGAAGAAAACTACGCGAAAGTTGATCTTCATAAAAATATTGTGGACAAAATAACGCTCGTTTCCCCAAGCGGAAAACCAATGAAGCGCGAAGCAGATTTGATAGACGTTTGGTTCGATAGTGGAAGTATGCCCTATGCGCAATGGCATTATCCCTTTGAAAACAAAGAAAAGGTTGATAACACGTGGCGCAAAGCAGATTTTATTGCCGAAGGTGTTGACCAAACCCGTGGCTGGTTTTATACTTTGCACGCCATCGCCACAATGATTTTTGACGATGTTGCCTATAAAAACGTAGTTTCCAACGGACTTGTTTTAGACAAAAACGGTCAGAAAATGAGCAAGCGTCTCGGCAATGCCGTTGATCCTTTTGAAACGTTGGATGTTTTTGGCCCAGATGCCACACGGTGGTATATGATAAGTAACGCAAACCCTTGGGACAACCTAAAATTTGACCAAGACGGAATTTCAGAGGTGCGTAATAAATTCTTCGGAACGCTTTATAATACCTACAGTTTTTTCAGCTTATACGCCAATCTCGATAATTTTGAGTATCTTGAGGAAGACCTTCCGCTGGAAAAACGTCCGGAAATTGACCGTTGGATACTTTCAGAATTGCATACGCTCATCCAAAAAGTGGACGATTATTATGCAGATTATGAGCCAACAAAGGCAACACGAGCAATTTCAGAATTTGTTCAGGAAAATTTGAGCAACTGGTTTGTGCGTTTAAGTAGAAGACGTTACTGGAAAGGAAGCTATAATGACGATAAAATCTCGGCATACCAAACTCTTTATACCTGTCTGGAAACCGTTGCAAAACTTAGTGCTCCCGTAGCTCCGTTCTTTATGGACAGGCTTTATAAAGATTTAACGAATAACGTTAATCAAGACAAAAAGCAATCAGTACATTTAACTGATTTTCCAAAATCAAATCCTTCTTTCATAGATAAAAAGTTGGAACACAAAATGCAGAAGGCACAGACAATAGCATCTTTAGTGCTTTCGTTAAGACAGAGAGAGAAGATAAAAGTGCGCCAACCGCTTCAAAAAATTATGATTCCGGTTTTGGAAGATTCTGAGAAAGAAGAAATTCTTGCCGTTTCAAATTTGATTAAAAGCGAAGTAAACGTAAAGGAAATTGAGTTGATAGATGAAGGTTCTGGCATGTTGGTAAAACAAATAAAGCCAGATTTTAAAGCTCTTGGCCCGCGTTTTGGAAAAGACATGAAGTCAGTGGCAGCAGCTATTTCAACCTTTGACCAACAACAGATCGCAACACTTGAAAAAGATGGTGTAATATCTGTTTTTATTAATGAAAAAAATACTACTTTGGCGCTTGGTGACGTAATCATAAGTTCCCAAGATATTGAGGGATGGTTGGTTGCAAATGCCAATGGAGTTACGGTGGCGTTAGACGTTACAATAACGCCAGATTTAAGAAATGAAGGAATTGCCAGAGAATTGGTAAATAGAATTCAAAACCTGCGAAAAGACAGCGGGTTTGAGGTGACAGACAGGATTGAAGTTAGCCTTCAAAATAACGAAGAAATTGAGGTTGCGGTTAACCAAAACCTTCAATATATAAAAGAAGAAACATTAACGGAGGTTTTGCAATTTCAACCACAATTAAAAGACGGATCAGAAATTGCATTTGACGATATTGAAACACGTATAAGCATTAAAAAACATTAG
- a CDS encoding TraR/DksA family transcriptional regulator → MTDTEKTKYSDAELEEFKALLNDKIKKATEQLELIQSSYKNDSNNGTDDTSPTFKAFDEGSEVMSKEANSQLAIRQEKFIRDLKNALVRIENKTYGVCRVTGKLINKERLKLVPHATLSIEAKNLQK, encoded by the coding sequence ATGACAGACACAGAAAAAACAAAATATTCCGATGCCGAGTTAGAAGAATTCAAAGCTCTTTTAAACGATAAAATAAAAAAGGCAACCGAGCAATTGGAACTAATTCAAAGTTCCTATAAAAACGACAGTAATAACGGTACAGACGATACTTCGCCAACCTTTAAGGCTTTTGATGAAGGTAGTGAAGTGATGAGCAAAGAAGCAAATTCGCAGCTTGCCATCCGTCAGGAAAAATTTATCCGCGACCTTAAAAACGCCTTGGTGCGTATTGAAAACAAAACCTACGGCGTTTGCCGCGTAACCGGTAAATTGATAAACAAAGAACGTTTAAAACTTGTTCCGCACGCTACTTTAAGTATTGAGGCCAAGAATTTACAAAAGTAA
- a CDS encoding DUF4097 family beta strand repeat-containing protein, with the protein MNKTLFIIALIFFGIHSTMAQKTIQKEFSSGGIGMLSIQDDAIFKIEINSSEEKSIKMSLHISGEHAESIIVEEKITDGTLSLKTGFAPFFTLENDKLAAHKVMALEMKITLPKTMDVVIRSKLASVNANGTFKNFNISLENGNCVLNDFSGNAQLKTIAENITVHAQKNVKGKAISKNGMVENDLPKRGKFLVEAESINGSISLLQIK; encoded by the coding sequence ATGAACAAAACACTTTTCATAATCGCCCTTATTTTCTTCGGAATTCATTCCACGATGGCCCAAAAAACCATTCAAAAGGAATTTTCTTCGGGAGGAATAGGTATGCTTTCAATTCAAGACGATGCTATTTTCAAAATTGAAATCAATTCTTCAGAGGAAAAAAGCATTAAGATGTCACTTCATATATCTGGTGAACACGCTGAAAGTATTATTGTTGAAGAAAAAATCACTGACGGAACGCTTTCATTAAAAACCGGATTTGCACCATTTTTCACTTTGGAAAACGACAAACTCGCCGCCCATAAAGTAATGGCTTTGGAAATGAAAATAACACTTCCAAAGACAATGGATGTTGTAATCAGGTCGAAATTAGCTTCTGTAAACGCTAACGGAACTTTTAAAAACTTCAACATTTCTTTGGAAAATGGCAATTGCGTTTTGAATGATTTTTCAGGAAATGCCCAACTCAAAACAATCGCTGAAAATATAACCGTTCACGCCCAAAAAAACGTGAAGGGAAAAGCAATTTCAAAAAATGGAATGGTTGAAAATGATCTTCCAAAACGCGGAAAATTTCTTGTGGAGGCCGAAAGCATCAATGGGAGTATTTCCCTACTTCAAATCAAATAA
- a CDS encoding lipoprotein signal peptidase yields MSLKKATIVIILILLIDQISKIYIKTHFVLGEEIRVLDWFRILFVENEGMAWGAKIPGEYGKLILTLFRIVAIGGIGYWLWDSVRKNMPRILIFCIALIFAGALGNILDSVFYGLIFNDSHHQVATLFPEAGGYGTLFHGKVVDMLYFPLYGGTLPDWFPFWGGEYFTFFDPVFNVADSSISVGVILLLLFNKRAFPKKEDSEQEIA; encoded by the coding sequence ATGAGCCTAAAAAAAGCCACAATTGTCATCATTCTGATTCTTTTAATAGATCAGATTTCAAAAATTTATATCAAAACACATTTTGTTTTAGGCGAAGAAATCCGCGTTCTGGATTGGTTTCGTATTCTTTTTGTTGAAAACGAGGGGATGGCTTGGGGCGCAAAAATCCCTGGAGAATATGGAAAACTAATTTTAACACTTTTCAGAATTGTTGCCATTGGCGGAATTGGCTATTGGTTATGGGATTCCGTTCGAAAAAACATGCCACGAATCCTGATTTTTTGCATCGCATTAATCTTTGCAGGAGCATTGGGTAACATTTTAGACTCTGTTTTTTACGGTCTTATTTTTAACGATAGCCATCATCAAGTAGCTACTTTATTTCCAGAAGCAGGAGGCTATGGAACGTTGTTTCACGGGAAAGTTGTAGATATGCTTTATTTTCCATTGTACGGTGGCACCTTACCTGATTGGTTTCCTTTTTGGGGTGGAGAGTATTTCACTTTCTTTGATCCTGTTTTCAATGTTGCCGATTCTTCAATAAGCGTTGGAGTGATTTTGCTGCTTCTTTTCAACAAAAGAGCATTTCCTAAAAAAGAGGACTCAGAGCAAGAAATTGCGTAA
- a CDS encoding DUF2752 domain-containing protein, translating into MELSQETTKILKIALIAIIFGGFFLIYFFYNPSTTFFVPCPLYYITGFYCPGCGSQRAIHLLLHGNIIGAFRFNPLMVLTLPILIYGLGITIANWIFGTTYRFMLFYSKLFIFGYFGLAVLYWVLRNLPFYPFNLLAPTG; encoded by the coding sequence GTGGAGCTTTCGCAGGAAACTACTAAAATTTTAAAAATAGCCCTCATTGCTATTATTTTTGGGGGCTTTTTTTTAATCTACTTTTTCTACAACCCTTCTACAACTTTTTTTGTTCCCTGTCCACTTTATTATATCACTGGGTTTTATTGTCCGGGCTGTGGCTCGCAACGCGCAATTCATTTATTACTTCACGGGAATATTATTGGAGCATTTAGGTTCAATCCGTTAATGGTTTTAACCTTGCCTATTTTAATTTACGGATTGGGAATTACCATTGCCAATTGGATTTTTGGCACCACTTATCGCTTTATGCTCTTTTACAGCAAACTTTTTATTTTTGGGTATTTTGGGCTGGCTGTCCTTTATTGGGTGCTTCGGAATTTGCCTTTTTATCCTTTTAACTTACTTGCGCCAACCGGTTAA
- a CDS encoding CD225/dispanin family protein → MMETTNQPMGAPPDNNLVWAILCTVLCCLPLGIVSIIKSTKVKELWAQGDAIGAQKAADDAKKYAMWGAGVGVIFLVLYIILVFVIGIGGAFAGNY, encoded by the coding sequence ATGATGGAAACTACCAATCAACCAATGGGAGCCCCGCCAGATAATAATCTAGTCTGGGCAATTCTATGTACTGTTTTATGCTGCCTACCTTTAGGCATAGTATCAATTATTAAATCAACAAAAGTAAAAGAACTTTGGGCCCAAGGCGATGCCATTGGCGCTCAAAAAGCCGCTGATGACGCTAAAAAATATGCGATGTGGGGCGCCGGTGTTGGAGTCATCTTTCTAGTGCTTTATATTATCTTGGTTTTTGTAATCGGAATAGGTGGAGCTTTCGCAGGAAACTACTAA
- a CDS encoding 5-formyltetrahydrofolate cyclo-ligase, with product MDKKTLRLKYKKLRETLSEKSIDEMSLQIANQALKLPIWDKTYYHIFLPISSKKEVNTEYLLHILQGKDKSIVISKADFSSGEMQHFLMQENTVLKTSEYGIPEPISGIKLSPEIIDVVFVPLLAFDQNGHRIGYGKGFYDRFLEKCSSKSLFIGLSFFEPEPKIMFESTDVPLNFCVTPEKIFDFKNIRLSLYD from the coding sequence ATGGATAAGAAAACGCTTCGTTTAAAGTATAAAAAACTTCGTGAAACTCTTTCTGAAAAATCCATCGATGAAATGAGCCTTCAGATTGCGAATCAAGCTTTAAAACTTCCTATTTGGGATAAAACTTATTATCATATATTTCTTCCTATTTCATCAAAAAAAGAGGTGAATACTGAATATTTACTTCACATTCTTCAAGGGAAAGATAAAAGCATTGTGATTTCAAAAGCAGATTTTAGCTCGGGTGAAATGCAACATTTTTTAATGCAAGAAAATACTGTTTTAAAAACTTCAGAATACGGAATTCCAGAGCCAATTTCGGGGATTAAGCTTTCACCAGAAATAATAGATGTAGTTTTTGTTCCATTATTGGCTTTTGACCAAAATGGACATCGCATTGGTTATGGAAAAGGTTTTTACGATCGTTTTTTAGAGAAATGCAGTTCCAAATCCTTATTTATAGGACTTTCTTTTTTTGAACCAGAGCCAAAAATAATGTTTGAATCTACTGATGTTCCATTAAATTTTTGCGTCACACCTGAAAAAATATTTGATTTTAAAAATATCCGATTATCTTTATATGATTAA
- a CDS encoding succinylglutamate desuccinylase/aspartoacylase family protein, which translates to MAKKEERDIVILNERIALGESRTVDFSIAKLYTSTKVEIPIIIERSKIPGPTVLITAAIHGDEVNGVEIVRQLIARKLNKPKRGTIICIPILNIFGFLNGDRSFPDGRDLNRVFPGTKSGSLASRVAYHFTKKVLPHADYCLDFHTGGASRFNAAQIRIKPDDEKLLELAKIFNAPFTVYSNTIEKSYRKTCQKMGIPTLLFEGGKSRESNKHIAKEGVDGIMRFLTHLDMLGSRYVAPDPATKTVIIEKSKWIRAHRSGLLHVKIDCNKHVEKGEFLATITDPYGKMRFKVTSPNEGYIINVNQSPIVNQGDAIFHISTANTADVRAEEMED; encoded by the coding sequence ATGGCTAAAAAGGAAGAACGTGATATTGTAATATTAAACGAGCGCATCGCTTTAGGCGAAAGTCGCACGGTAGATTTCAGCATTGCAAAACTTTACACTTCTACAAAAGTTGAAATTCCGATAATTATTGAACGCTCCAAAATACCCGGACCAACGGTTTTGATTACGGCTGCTATTCATGGCGATGAAGTAAACGGTGTGGAAATAGTGCGTCAACTCATTGCCCGAAAGTTGAACAAACCCAAGCGTGGAACCATTATTTGTATTCCTATCCTGAATATCTTTGGATTTTTAAATGGTGATCGTTCCTTTCCCGATGGGCGCGATTTAAATAGAGTTTTCCCAGGAACCAAATCAGGTTCATTGGCGAGTCGTGTCGCGTATCATTTCACTAAAAAAGTGTTGCCACACGCAGATTATTGCCTTGATTTTCATACAGGTGGCGCTAGCCGTTTTAACGCAGCGCAAATTCGAATAAAACCCGATGATGAAAAATTGTTGGAATTGGCGAAAATTTTCAATGCTCCTTTTACAGTTTATTCTAACACCATTGAAAAATCTTATCGAAAAACTTGCCAAAAAATGGGCATCCCCACGTTGCTTTTTGAAGGTGGAAAAAGTCGCGAAAGCAACAAGCACATTGCAAAAGAAGGTGTAGATGGTATTATGCGTTTTTTAACGCATTTAGATATGTTGGGAAGTAGATATGTAGCTCCAGATCCCGCAACCAAAACAGTTATTATAGAAAAAAGCAAATGGATTCGCGCACACCGAAGTGGCTTGCTTCACGTGAAAATAGACTGCAACAAACACGTGGAAAAAGGTGAATTTTTGGCAACAATTACAGATCCTTACGGAAAAATGCGTTTCAAAGTTACTTCGCCTAATGAAGGTTATATTATTAATGTGAACCAATCGCCCATCGTAAATCAAGGTGATGCTATTTTTCATATTTCCACAGCGAATACAGCAGATGTGAGAGCTGAAGAAATGGAAGACTAA
- the rimK gene encoding 30S ribosomal protein S6--L-glutamate ligase → MNIKILSANANLYSTKRLVEAAKARKHDVEVINHAKCDIVIEKKNPVIIYKGHKLDHADAIIPRIGASVTFYGTAVVRQFEMMRVFTTTESQALVRSRDKLRSLQILSRAGLGLPKTVFTNYSKNVKEIVDQAGGAPVIIKLLEGTQGIGVILVESRQAAESVLEAFNNLQARVIVQEFVKEAGGADIRAFIVDGQVVGAMKRQGKEGEFRSNLHRGGTASVIKLTDEEETAALKAAKAMGLGIAGVDMLQSARGPLILEVNSSPGLEGIEQATGKDIANHIIKYIERNV, encoded by the coding sequence ATGAACATTAAAATATTATCTGCAAACGCAAATTTATATTCCACCAAGCGCCTTGTAGAAGCCGCCAAAGCTAGAAAACATGACGTTGAGGTTATAAACCACGCAAAGTGCGATATCGTTATTGAAAAGAAAAATCCGGTGATAATATATAAAGGTCACAAGTTGGACCACGCTGATGCTATCATCCCAAGAATCGGAGCATCTGTCACATTTTACGGTACAGCCGTTGTACGCCAGTTTGAGATGATGCGTGTTTTTACAACTACTGAATCACAGGCTTTGGTGCGTTCGCGTGATAAATTGAGAAGTTTACAAATACTTTCTCGCGCCGGATTAGGATTGCCAAAAACGGTATTCACCAATTACTCTAAAAACGTAAAAGAAATCGTTGACCAAGCAGGAGGCGCGCCCGTAATCATTAAATTACTGGAAGGAACCCAAGGAATCGGCGTTATTTTAGTTGAAAGCAGACAGGCTGCAGAATCTGTATTGGAAGCTTTCAACAATTTACAGGCACGTGTTATTGTTCAAGAATTCGTAAAAGAAGCAGGTGGCGCAGATATTCGTGCTTTTATCGTGGATGGACAAGTAGTTGGCGCAATGAAACGCCAGGGAAAAGAGGGTGAATTCCGAAGTAATTTACACAGAGGTGGAACAGCTTCCGTGATTAAACTAACCGACGAAGAAGAAACCGCAGCGCTTAAAGCCGCCAAAGCTATGGGCTTAGGAATTGCAGGGGTGGATATGCTTCAATCCGCACGTGGACCGCTTATTCTAGAGGTAAATAGCTCACCTGGTTTGGAAGGAATAGAACAAGCCACTGGAAAAGATATCGCTAATCACATTATAAAATATATTGAACGGAACGTTTAG
- a CDS encoding ATP-dependent zinc protease family protein — MKRNIGRIDKADFPLLNLFDIEAKIDTGAYTSSIHCKNMTVEDCYLKCTFLDEEHPGYHEKEIIFDEYDVKVVKSSNGQSEARYRIKTEILLFGKTQEIYLTLSDREEMRFPVLLGRNFLSNKFVVDINRTNLSFKLKAKNEH, encoded by the coding sequence TTGAAAAGAAACATTGGCAGAATAGACAAAGCAGATTTTCCATTACTGAATCTTTTCGACATTGAAGCGAAAATAGACACAGGCGCCTACACTTCTTCCATCCATTGCAAAAATATGACGGTTGAAGATTGTTATTTAAAATGCACCTTTTTAGATGAAGAACATCCAGGCTATCACGAAAAAGAAATTATATTTGACGAATATGATGTAAAGGTGGTGAAAAGCAGTAACGGCCAATCTGAAGCCAGATACAGAATAAAAACCGAAATTTTACTTTTTGGTAAAACCCAGGAAATATATTTAACACTAAGCGACCGCGAAGAGATGCGTTTTCCAGTACTTTTAGGTCGAAATTTTCTAAGCAATAAATTTGTGGTCGATATAAACCGAACCAATCTTTCCTTTAAATTAAAAGCAAAAAATGAACATTAA
- a CDS encoding ATP-grasp domain-containing protein, translating to MNIAILSRGEALYSTKSLLNAGQARNHNIEVLDPSYCNLAMENGKAVLYFENELVDDLHAIIPRIGASNTFYGTNVVRHFEAMGVFSVVSSDGISHSRDKWTCFQIMTKNQIPVPKTVFASFFEFEEQLKTFNGKPIIIKLLEGTHGEGVILSESPQNALATIETLNAAGVKFILQEYIEEAHGTDIRAIVVDGVVVAAMRRICKDGDFRSNLHRGGSSEIIQLSSAEEKIAIKAAKAIGLGFCGVDILQSKNGPLVLEINSTPGLEGIENTSGINVSKSVIGFIERSRKK from the coding sequence ATGAACATTGCCATTTTATCGCGCGGGGAGGCGCTTTACTCCACCAAAAGTCTTTTAAACGCAGGACAAGCGCGGAATCACAATATTGAGGTCTTAGATCCTTCATATTGCAATCTTGCCATGGAAAACGGAAAAGCCGTTTTATATTTTGAGAATGAATTGGTTGATGATCTTCACGCAATAATCCCCAGAATCGGGGCTTCAAATACTTTTTATGGAACTAACGTAGTGCGTCATTTTGAAGCAATGGGCGTTTTTAGCGTAGTTTCTTCTGATGGTATTAGCCACAGCCGCGACAAATGGACGTGTTTTCAAATTATGACGAAGAACCAAATTCCAGTTCCAAAAACTGTATTTGCTTCTTTTTTCGAATTTGAAGAACAACTAAAAACTTTTAACGGCAAACCTATAATCATCAAACTTCTGGAAGGAACGCACGGTGAAGGTGTTATTCTTTCTGAAAGTCCGCAGAATGCTTTGGCCACTATTGAAACCTTAAATGCAGCAGGAGTTAAATTTATACTTCAAGAGTATATTGAAGAAGCACATGGTACAGACATACGAGCAATCGTAGTTGATGGTGTAGTAGTTGCGGCAATGAGGCGCATCTGTAAGGATGGCGATTTTAGAAGCAATCTTCACAGAGGCGGAAGTTCAGAAATAATCCAACTTTCTTCCGCTGAAGAAAAAATTGCAATAAAAGCTGCAAAAGCTATTGGTCTCGGGTTTTGTGGCGTTGATATTCTTCAATCCAAAAACGGTCCGTTGGTTTTGGAAATAAACAGCACCCCAGGGTTGGAAGGCATTGAAAACACATCTGGCATAAATGTTTCAAAAAGTGTGATTGGTTTTATTGAACGTAGTAGAAAAAAGTAA